One window of Gloeothece citriformis PCC 7424 genomic DNA carries:
- a CDS encoding photosystem I assembly protein Ycf3 — translation MPRTQRNDNFIDKTFTVMADIILKVVPFNKKAKEAFVYYRDGMSAQADGEYKEALDNYYEALKLEDDANDRSYILYNIGIIHGSNGEHERALEYYHEAIELNPNLPSALNNIAVIYHYQGERAKEEGREDESEALFDKAAEYWKQAIRLAPNNYIEAQNWLKVTGRSEMDVFF, via the coding sequence ATGCCCAGAACTCAACGGAACGATAATTTTATTGACAAAACCTTTACGGTTATGGCCGATATCATCCTCAAAGTAGTCCCTTTTAATAAGAAAGCTAAAGAGGCTTTTGTTTATTATCGGGATGGAATGTCTGCCCAAGCTGACGGAGAATATAAGGAAGCTTTAGATAATTATTATGAAGCCCTGAAATTAGAAGATGATGCCAACGATCGCAGTTATATTCTCTATAATATCGGGATTATTCATGGCAGTAATGGGGAACATGAAAGAGCTTTAGAGTATTATCATGAAGCGATCGAGCTTAATCCTAATTTACCCTCAGCCCTGAATAATATTGCGGTAATTTACCATTATCAGGGAGAACGAGCCAAAGAAGAAGGCAGAGAAGATGAATCTGAGGCTTTATTTGATAAAGCGGCGGAATATTGGAAACAGGCCATCCGGCTTGCCCCTAATAATTACATTGAAGCCCAAAACTGGCTCAAAGTGACCGGACGTTCTGAAATGGATGTCTTTTTCTAA
- the gatC gene encoding Asp-tRNA(Asn)/Glu-tRNA(Gln) amidotransferase subunit GatC yields MIDTEQVKKIAHLARLEITPEQEEQFTGQLSSILEYFDQLSELDTTDVPPTTRAIEIKNITRSDSMQPYPSREELLKEAPEQEGDFFKVPQILNTDEE; encoded by the coding sequence ATGATTGATACAGAACAAGTTAAGAAAATTGCTCATCTTGCGCGTTTGGAAATTACCCCCGAACAAGAGGAACAATTTACCGGACAACTGAGCAGTATTTTAGAATATTTTGACCAATTAAGTGAATTAGACACCACTGATGTTCCTCCCACTACCAGGGCTATTGAAATCAAGAATATTACTCGTTCTGATTCCATGCAACCCTATCCCAGTCGAGAAGAACTCCTTAAAGAAGCACCCGAACAAGAAGGGGACTTTTTTAAAGTTCCTCAAATTCTGAATACCGATGAGGAATAA